From Streptomyces sp. NBC_01754, a single genomic window includes:
- a CDS encoding pyridoxine/pyridoxamine 5'-phosphate oxidase, giving the protein MSDTQKTFRDLLHAQRVWEAPLPRFDTSAAPADPLALFRTWFAEAVAAGQGEPHTMTLATVDAEGRPDARTLMLHDADERGWHFGTHTTSEKGRQLAARPHAALTFYWPARGRQVRVRGTVTPVGRAESRADLRARSTGALAAALTGTQSEVLPSRDALVSASEAAWERARAEPDTEVETWSRYVVEPHEAEFFQGDAQRRHIRLRYRREAGGTWTRELLWP; this is encoded by the coding sequence ATGAGCGATACACAGAAGACCTTCCGCGACCTGCTCCACGCCCAGCGGGTCTGGGAGGCGCCCCTCCCCCGCTTCGACACCTCCGCCGCCCCCGCGGACCCCCTCGCCCTCTTCCGCACCTGGTTCGCCGAGGCGGTCGCGGCCGGCCAGGGCGAGCCGCACACCATGACCCTGGCCACCGTGGACGCCGAGGGGCGCCCCGACGCCCGGACGCTGATGCTGCACGACGCCGACGAACGGGGCTGGCACTTCGGCACGCACACCACGAGCGAGAAGGGCCGCCAGCTCGCGGCCCGCCCGCACGCGGCCCTCACCTTCTACTGGCCCGCCCGGGGACGCCAGGTCCGGGTGCGGGGGACGGTCACCCCGGTCGGCCGCGCCGAGAGCCGGGCAGATCTGCGGGCCCGGTCCACCGGGGCCCTGGCGGCCGCGCTGACCGGGACGCAGAGCGAGGTGCTGCCCTCCCGCGACGCCCTTGTCAGCGCCTCCGAGGCGGCCTGGGAACGCGCCCGCGCGGAGCCGGACACAGAGGTGGAGACCTGGTCACGGTACGTGGTCGAACCACACGAGGCCGAGTTCTTCCAGGGCGACGCACAGCGTCGGCACATCCGGCTTCGCTACCGCCGGGAGGCCGGTGGCACATGGACCCGGGAGCTCCTCTGGCCCTGA